In the Spartobacteria bacterium genome, one interval contains:
- a CDS encoding sel1 repeat family protein, whose amino-acid sequence MYYKGATSSGWETLAAVGANKPVSGGQMNTDNHEREAKYWYEKAAHGGDSEAQYMLGQMYYEGKGCAQDLVAAYAWLYLA is encoded by the coding sequence ATGTATTACAAGGGGGCAACGAGTTCCGGTTGGGAAACGTTGGCGGCAGTGGGCGCGAACAAGCCGGTGAGTGGCGGGCAGATGAATACCGACAACCACGAACGGGAAGCAAAGTACTGGTATGAAAAGGCCGCTCACGGAGGCGACAGTGAGGCTCAGTATATGCTGGGTCAGATGTATTACGAGGGCAAAGGCTGCGCACAGGATTTGGTGGCCGCCTACGCATGGCTGTATCTTGCATAA
- a CDS encoding glycosyltransferase translates to MKVAFCAPFYGSKAAGGAEAECRVTAEKLQQAGVHVEVFSTCLIDLQHDWNINAYPAGTSVEQGVTVHRFPAEKTCKPRFAQLNKRLLNGETLSPDEELQYMSLSIVSTDLLRALQRQCNAFEWIAFIPYLFGTTFFGIQLMREKSVLIPCLHDEAYARISLFESMFQQAGRIIFHAGAEQQLAHRLYDYDTSKDILLGEGITTEFESDADRFRQKFTLHDPFILCAGRKHASKNTPELIRGFLHYREEHPQSPLQLVLIGPGSVPYPADCGIIDLGYVSVQDKRDAYSAAAIFCQPSLNESFSIVLMEAWDCQTPTLVHAHCAVTREHARHSGGGLFFENPAQCAGGIDYLLTHPKEAHAMGCAGQHYVRSHFAWPHIIQRFKSEIRMTKHSSATRSK, encoded by the coding sequence ATGAAGGTGGCCTTTTGTGCGCCTTTTTACGGATCAAAAGCCGCTGGCGGAGCGGAGGCTGAATGCCGTGTTACGGCTGAAAAATTACAGCAGGCCGGCGTTCACGTGGAGGTGTTCTCCACGTGTCTGATCGATCTGCAGCACGATTGGAATATCAATGCCTACCCCGCAGGAACTTCCGTGGAACAGGGCGTCACGGTGCATCGCTTCCCTGCCGAAAAAACCTGTAAACCCCGTTTTGCGCAGCTGAACAAGCGGTTACTGAACGGAGAGACCCTTTCACCCGACGAAGAGCTGCAATACATGTCGCTCAGCATCGTCAGCACCGATCTGCTTCGCGCATTGCAACGGCAATGCAATGCGTTTGAATGGATTGCTTTTATTCCCTATCTCTTCGGCACCACTTTTTTTGGCATTCAGCTGATGCGCGAAAAATCTGTGCTGATTCCCTGCCTGCACGACGAAGCCTATGCCCGGATTTCGCTGTTTGAATCCATGTTCCAGCAAGCCGGGCGCATCATCTTTCATGCCGGTGCCGAACAGCAGCTAGCGCATCGCCTATACGACTACGATACCTCCAAAGATATATTACTCGGCGAAGGCATTACCACGGAATTTGAATCCGATGCCGATCGTTTTCGACAAAAATTTACTCTGCACGACCCCTTTATTTTGTGCGCCGGACGCAAACACGCCTCGAAAAATACCCCGGAACTCATTCGTGGCTTTCTGCATTACCGTGAGGAACATCCGCAATCCCCTCTGCAGCTGGTTCTTATCGGGCCGGGATCCGTCCCCTATCCCGCTGACTGCGGCATTATCGACCTGGGCTATGTTTCCGTTCAGGACAAACGCGATGCCTATTCCGCAGCGGCCATTTTCTGCCAGCCGTCGCTCAACGAAAGTTTTTCCATCGTGCTTATGGAAGCCTGGGATTGCCAGACACCTACGCTGGTACATGCCCATTGCGCCGTAACCCGTGAACACGCCCGGCACTCCGGTGGCGGCCTGTTTTTTGAAAACCCCGCCCAATGCGCCGGCGGCATCGATTACCTGTTAACGCATCCCAAAGAAGCCCATGCCATGGGATGCGCAGGACAACACTACGTACGAAGCCATTTCGCCTGGCCCCACATCATTCAACGGTTCAAATCGGAAATCCGAATGACAAAACACTCATCGGCCACCCGTTCTAAGTGA
- a CDS encoding pyrophosphate--fructose-6-phosphate 1-phosphotransferase — protein sequence MAIKKVGILTAGGLAPCLSSSIGGLIERYTEVAPEIEIICYKGGYKGLLLGDSIVVTPEMREKAYILHKHGGSPIGNSRVKLTNVKDCVKRGLVKEGQDPLKVAADQLVKDGVDILHTVGGDDTNTTAADLAGYLKENNYNLGVVGLPKTIDNDVYPIRQSLGAWTAAEEGAKYFANVVAEHNANPRMLIIHEVMGRNCGWLTAYTAKVYREKLQELEFVPGIGLSLERKDVHGIFVPEMDVDIAAEAKRLKAIMDEQDCVNLFVSEGAGLEAIIKEMEASGEKVPRDAFGHVKLDAVNPGKWFGQQFAKMLDAEKVLVQKSGYFSRAAPANEADLALIKRCTEKAVDCALDGISGVIGEDENKHMELRACEFERIAGGKPFDIDEPWFGELLADIGQPKGAKLTVSH from the coding sequence ATGGCTATAAAAAAAGTCGGCATTCTGACTGCGGGCGGGCTGGCCCCTTGTCTTTCGTCTTCTATCGGCGGATTAATCGAACGCTATACGGAAGTAGCACCTGAAATTGAAATCATTTGCTACAAAGGGGGGTATAAAGGACTGCTTCTGGGCGACAGCATTGTGGTCACTCCTGAAATGCGCGAAAAAGCATATATTCTCCACAAACACGGCGGCAGCCCCATCGGCAACAGCCGTGTAAAACTGACCAATGTAAAGGACTGCGTGAAACGCGGCCTGGTGAAGGAGGGGCAGGATCCGCTGAAAGTAGCCGCCGACCAACTGGTCAAAGACGGCGTCGATATACTGCACACCGTCGGTGGCGACGATACCAACACCACAGCGGCTGATCTGGCCGGATATCTAAAAGAAAATAACTACAATCTCGGTGTGGTGGGCCTGCCAAAAACCATCGACAACGATGTCTACCCCATTCGCCAGAGTCTGGGCGCCTGGACCGCCGCCGAAGAAGGGGCGAAGTATTTTGCCAACGTGGTGGCCGAACACAATGCCAATCCCCGCATGCTGATCATTCATGAAGTGATGGGACGCAACTGCGGCTGGTTAACGGCCTACACCGCAAAAGTCTATCGCGAAAAACTGCAGGAACTGGAATTCGTTCCGGGCATTGGTCTCTCACTGGAGAGAAAAGATGTTCACGGCATTTTCGTTCCGGAAATGGATGTGGATATTGCCGCAGAAGCCAAGCGCCTGAAAGCCATCATGGATGAACAGGACTGCGTGAATCTGTTTGTATCCGAAGGGGCCGGACTGGAAGCCATCATTAAGGAAATGGAAGCCTCCGGTGAAAAAGTTCCGCGCGATGCCTTCGGCCACGTTAAACTGGATGCCGTTAATCCGGGAAAATGGTTTGGTCAGCAATTTGCCAAAATGCTGGATGCAGAAAAAGTGCTCGTACAGAAATCCGGTTATTTCAGCCGCGCGGCACCTGCCAATGAAGCCGATCTGGCACTCATTAAACGCTGCACTGAAAAAGCGGTCGACTGCGCACTGGACGGCATCAGCGGTGTCATCGGGGAAGATGAAAACAAACACATGGAACTGCGGGCCTGCGAATTTGAACGCATTGCCGGTGGTAAACCCTTTGATATCGATGAACCCTGGTTCGGCGAACTGCTCGCGGACATCGGACAGCCCAAAGGCGCGAAACTTACTGTTTCACATTAA
- a CDS encoding RNA methyltransferase, with the protein MSIKPSREYVFGINPLFEIVRGGRRRIYEGYLSKSSERNPRMKKLAEYLDRSEINWSWVEKGRVFDLAQNKDNQGAVLKVSPYPYVHMEDVFESKRVLLLDNVEDPHNVGAILRSAEIFGFKGVCTPIKGCPEIYPSVVKVSAGATEYLNIAKDGNVNRYAKRAFELGYRIVALDGAGKDSMASVQGQCEADDPVMLVIGGEDKGVGQFILNMAHHVIRINQVGRINSLNASVAAGIAMHGLGLGG; encoded by the coding sequence ATGAGCATCAAGCCCAGCAGAGAGTATGTATTCGGAATAAATCCTTTATTTGAAATTGTCCGTGGTGGACGCCGTCGTATTTATGAGGGGTACCTGAGTAAATCATCTGAACGTAATCCACGTATGAAAAAACTGGCGGAGTATTTAGACCGCAGCGAAATCAACTGGTCGTGGGTAGAAAAGGGGCGCGTGTTCGATCTGGCGCAGAATAAAGACAATCAGGGTGCCGTGCTGAAAGTCAGTCCTTACCCCTACGTGCACATGGAAGATGTGTTCGAGTCCAAACGTGTACTGCTGCTGGATAACGTGGAAGATCCCCATAACGTCGGGGCCATTCTGCGCAGTGCGGAAATCTTTGGTTTCAAGGGGGTGTGTACGCCCATCAAGGGATGCCCGGAAATTTATCCGTCGGTCGTGAAAGTCTCGGCGGGGGCGACAGAATATCTGAATATTGCCAAAGACGGCAATGTCAACCGATACGCTAAAAGGGCCTTTGAGCTGGGGTATCGCATTGTCGCCCTGGATGGCGCAGGCAAAGACAGCATGGCATCGGTGCAGGGTCAGTGCGAAGCAGATGATCCGGTCATGCTGGTCATTGGCGGCGAAGATAAAGGGGTGGGGCAATTTATTCTTAATATGGCGCACCATGTGATTCGTATTAATCAGGTGGGCCGCATCAATTCACTGAACGCCTCGGTAGCGGCAGGTATTGCCATGCACGGACTGGGATTAGGAGGATAA
- a CDS encoding phosphopentomutase: MKAIVIVLDSVGIGQAPDAAAYGDDGAYTLQHLAEYAGGVKAPVLTSMGLGNIPPMLPKGRPIAGIDLEEAPIASYGAMEEQSEGKDTITGHWEIAGLEVKPGFHQFPGDYPSFPASLIAEFEAKTGRKTIGHKASSGTVILDELGEEASRNGSWIVYTSADSVFQIAANVDVIPLKELYAACDIARELCNPFKVGRVIARPFIGTPGHYTRTEDRRDYAYLPENRTILEHCRDAGIDVYAIGKIEDIYVHRGITHSNHTGNTEASQKVLEQWTKDVDKGFLFANFIDFDMLYGHRRDPGGYAKAIEQTDGWLGHYLPLLTSEDLLIITADHGNDPTFKGTDHCREYVPLLVYQPGKPVRNLGIRKGFYDVAQSVASFFGLDPMPLGTSFLGNE; this comes from the coding sequence ATGAAAGCGATAGTGATTGTACTGGATTCTGTTGGCATCGGACAGGCCCCTGATGCGGCGGCATATGGTGATGACGGGGCATATACACTACAACATCTAGCCGAATATGCGGGAGGGGTAAAGGCACCGGTTTTAACATCTATGGGGCTGGGGAATATTCCCCCCATGCTGCCGAAAGGGCGACCTATTGCGGGCATTGATTTAGAAGAAGCACCCATTGCATCTTACGGGGCGATGGAAGAGCAGTCGGAAGGCAAGGACACCATTACCGGTCACTGGGAAATTGCCGGGTTGGAAGTCAAACCGGGGTTCCATCAGTTTCCGGGCGATTATCCCTCTTTTCCCGCGTCGCTGATTGCCGAGTTTGAAGCGAAAACCGGACGAAAAACCATCGGTCACAAAGCATCCAGCGGAACGGTTATTCTGGATGAACTGGGAGAGGAAGCCAGTCGCAACGGCTCATGGATTGTCTACACCAGTGCTGATTCGGTCTTTCAGATCGCGGCCAATGTGGACGTGATTCCCCTGAAAGAACTGTATGCGGCCTGCGATATTGCCAGAGAACTGTGTAATCCCTTTAAAGTCGGCCGCGTCATAGCCCGTCCCTTTATCGGGACACCGGGTCATTATACCCGCACAGAAGACCGGCGTGATTATGCCTATCTGCCGGAGAACAGGACCATTCTGGAACATTGCCGGGACGCGGGCATCGATGTGTATGCCATTGGAAAAATCGAAGACATTTACGTGCATCGCGGCATAACTCATTCCAATCATACGGGCAATACGGAAGCCTCGCAAAAAGTGCTGGAACAATGGACTAAAGACGTGGACAAAGGATTCCTTTTCGCCAATTTCATCGATTTTGACATGCTTTACGGTCATCGTCGCGATCCTGGGGGGTATGCGAAGGCGATCGAGCAGACCGATGGCTGGCTGGGGCATTATCTTCCGCTGTTAACCAGTGAGGATCTATTGATTATCACGGCTGATCACGGGAATGATCCTACGTTTAAAGGCACGGATCACTGTCGTGAATATGTTCCACTGCTGGTGTATCAACCGGGAAAACCCGTTCGGAATCTAGGAATACGTAAGGGCTTTTATGATGTCGCCCAGTCCGTAGCCTCGTTTTTCGGGTTGGATCCTATGCCGCTGGGAACCAGTTTTCTGGGAAATGAGTAA
- a CDS encoding M20 family peptidase: MKERLIERLAQLVAVPSVNPEHGDDPAMCGEQKMADTLASLLRPLGFDITYQEVEPGRPNVFAMYGAESPAFTLLFESHLDTVSVAGMTVDPFLLTEKEGRLYGRGSCDTKGPLAALVVALETMDLPALKDAGVRLIVMGAMGEETGNDGAVHAIEQGLDVDAVVVLEPTLNELVIAHKGVCWGEVTVTGRSGHGSAPEKGLNAIHAAFTAMKEMDAMISLEQQRPPHPLVGHPTLNIGTIHAGTAVNIIPGTCTFGFDRRLIPGETAAGTAREYKQALDALKQQGLFCDVSLSVKKETDAFETAATAPLVRKMEAAAQTCGLTMPKVGAGWCSDASVFSKVCDQTVVWGPGGIAQAHTSDEFIEISMLYDGFRIIQAFLSGLAAPCGDRV; the protein is encoded by the coding sequence ATGAAAGAACGATTAATTGAACGACTGGCACAGCTGGTGGCTGTCCCCAGTGTGAATCCGGAGCATGGTGATGATCCGGCTATGTGCGGCGAACAGAAGATGGCCGACACTTTGGCGTCATTATTGCGTCCATTGGGATTTGATATCACGTATCAGGAAGTTGAGCCGGGCCGACCCAATGTTTTCGCCATGTATGGTGCGGAATCGCCCGCCTTTACGCTGTTATTTGAGTCGCATCTCGACACGGTTTCGGTAGCGGGCATGACGGTAGACCCTTTTTTGCTCACAGAAAAAGAAGGCCGCCTATACGGCAGAGGCAGCTGCGATACCAAAGGGCCCCTGGCCGCCTTGGTCGTCGCATTGGAAACCATGGATTTGCCTGCACTGAAGGACGCAGGCGTTCGGCTGATTGTCATGGGGGCCATGGGGGAGGAAACGGGCAATGACGGCGCGGTACACGCCATCGAGCAGGGATTGGACGTCGATGCCGTTGTGGTGCTGGAACCCACGCTGAATGAATTAGTGATCGCGCATAAAGGCGTGTGCTGGGGTGAAGTGACCGTTACCGGTCGATCCGGCCACGGTTCCGCGCCGGAAAAAGGATTAAATGCGATTCATGCCGCCTTCACTGCCATGAAAGAAATGGATGCCATGATATCGTTGGAACAGCAGCGTCCGCCCCATCCGCTGGTCGGTCATCCCACATTGAATATCGGTACGATTCACGCGGGAACGGCGGTAAACATTATACCGGGAACATGCACCTTTGGTTTTGATCGTCGTCTGATCCCGGGCGAAACTGCGGCAGGCACAGCCCGTGAATATAAACAGGCACTGGATGCATTGAAGCAGCAGGGCCTCTTTTGCGACGTATCGCTGTCGGTCAAAAAGGAAACCGATGCCTTTGAAACAGCGGCAACGGCTCCGCTGGTGCGTAAAATGGAGGCGGCCGCACAGACGTGCGGGTTGACCATGCCTAAAGTGGGTGCCGGCTGGTGCAGCGATGCCTCGGTTTTCAGCAAGGTCTGTGATCAGACGGTGGTTTGGGGGCCGGGAGGGATAGCTCAGGCGCATACCAGTGATGAATTTATTGAAATCAGTATGTTATACGACGGGTTTCGAATTATCCAGGCCTTCCTGAGCGGTCTGGCCGCCCCCTGTGGGGACAGGGTTTAA
- a CDS encoding HDOD domain-containing protein: MGRNDRIMEAELVLKKLESVRDLPTLPLILEKLRITIADVNSDAKRIAKIIEDDPAMMARIMKVVNSALYGTRDRITSLQLAIARLGFRAINNIAISTSVFAAFRATEASLFNRVEFWRHSVSTGIASAAVLDTCRGNLNFRYEKELLHLAGLVHDIGKIVLDMYFNDLFSQAIEMSRSEKIPLYKAEKQVIGIDHGAVGAWLARKWKMADNIVAVLEYHHNVNAAPPKYQELVMICDVANYICNFRLIGDAGDTAKPECSASTWRALKLGEKDYYAIMNQIVQDSAKSEVLMSFL, from the coding sequence ATGGGCAGGAACGATCGAATTATGGAAGCAGAACTTGTATTAAAGAAATTAGAGAGTGTTAGAGATCTTCCCACGTTGCCGCTTATTTTGGAGAAGCTGAGAATAACGATCGCTGATGTGAATTCCGATGCGAAGCGCATTGCAAAAATTATTGAAGATGATCCGGCCATGATGGCGCGCATCATGAAAGTGGTTAATTCGGCGTTGTACGGGACAAGAGACCGTATTACGTCGCTGCAGCTGGCCATTGCCCGGCTGGGTTTCAGGGCGATCAATAACATTGCCATTTCTACCAGTGTATTTGCCGCATTCAGAGCAACGGAAGCCAGTCTGTTTAATCGTGTAGAATTTTGGCGGCACAGTGTGTCGACCGGTATTGCATCGGCCGCCGTGCTGGATACCTGCCGGGGTAATCTGAATTTTCGTTATGAGAAAGAGCTGCTGCATCTGGCGGGGCTGGTTCACGACATTGGAAAAATTGTTCTCGATATGTATTTCAATGATCTTTTCAGTCAGGCGATCGAAATGAGCCGCAGTGAAAAAATTCCGCTGTACAAAGCAGAAAAGCAAGTTATCGGCATCGACCACGGTGCTGTGGGAGCCTGGCTGGCACGTAAATGGAAAATGGCGGATAATATTGTGGCCGTGCTTGAATACCACCATAACGTCAATGCCGCCCCGCCAAAATATCAGGAATTGGTGATGATCTGCGATGTCGCCAACTACATCTGCAATTTCCGCCTGATAGGCGATGCCGGCGATACGGCCAAACCGGAATGTTCGGCCAGCACATGGCGGGCGCTGAAGCTGGGCGAAAAAGACTACTACGCCATTATGAATCAGATCGTTCAGGATTCTGCCAAGTCGGAAGTATTGATGTCTTTTCTGTAA
- a CDS encoding Hsp33 family molecular chaperone HslO, with protein sequence MHQDSLYSGYFDGLNIAFSYAEMTTTANELVRCHDCDPLSAHLLCRAITSAALASASLAEKHRLNVKWTYPGKLRCIICDVGQDGGLRALISPPQIGETNDYDELFGDKGEMTVIETHNGNLLNSGTAEAPLHDIVSDLCYFYSTSNQIETDMSAMVGFTDNPEHPVDLCQGFCIQALPRCDISLFHSIRVVMDHPEFRQLLSRPTQADGFFEDLSARLLADAAPQSTVRLTKQSVPHFSCNCSNERIESMLLTLPEAERQAILKAGRDVNISCHFCNKRYSVSIDRCMTLWTLFTEKTSILPTWQNPERSDS encoded by the coding sequence ATGCACCAGGATTCGCTTTATTCGGGATATTTTGACGGACTGAATATCGCCTTCAGTTATGCAGAAATGACCACCACAGCCAACGAACTGGTGCGGTGCCACGACTGCGACCCCCTGTCGGCCCATTTGCTTTGTCGCGCTATTACATCGGCAGCATTGGCATCGGCATCTCTGGCTGAAAAGCATCGGCTGAATGTCAAGTGGACCTATCCCGGCAAATTGCGCTGTATCATTTGTGATGTCGGGCAGGACGGCGGTCTGCGTGCGCTCATTTCACCCCCGCAAATAGGTGAAACCAATGATTACGACGAACTGTTCGGCGACAAAGGCGAAATGACCGTGATTGAGACCCATAACGGCAACCTGCTGAATTCCGGAACGGCCGAGGCGCCACTGCATGATATCGTGTCTGATTTATGCTATTTTTACTCCACCAGCAACCAGATCGAAACCGACATGTCTGCCATGGTGGGCTTCACTGACAATCCTGAACACCCCGTCGATCTATGTCAGGGCTTCTGCATCCAGGCACTGCCCCGCTGCGATATATCGCTCTTTCATTCGATCAGGGTCGTAATGGATCACCCTGAATTCCGCCAGCTGCTTTCCAGACCCACGCAGGCCGACGGATTTTTTGAAGATCTGTCCGCCCGGCTCCTCGCCGATGCCGCTCCGCAGTCGACGGTGAGACTTACCAAACAATCTGTGCCCCATTTTTCATGTAACTGCTCCAATGAACGCATCGAGTCCATGCTGCTGACCCTGCCGGAAGCGGAACGACAGGCCATACTGAAAGCGGGCAGAGACGTAAACATATCCTGTCATTTCTGCAATAAACGCTATAGCGTATCCATAGATCGCTGCATGACGCTGTGGACACTTTTTACAGAAAAGACATCAATACTTCCGACTTGGCAGAATCCTGAACGATCTGATTCATAA
- a CDS encoding ABC transporter ATP-binding protein, with the protein MSEYLVFDQIKKNYGSLAAVDNVSLEIKRGHIFSLLGPSGCGKTTLLRMLAGFEQPDSGRIFLDGKDITDIPPEKRKVNTIFQNYALFPHMTIRENIGFGLKMKKVGRKEIEKETDRMLELIQLESHADKRPHQLSGGQKQRAAIARALINKPNVLLLDEPLAALDLKLRQHMLLELDLIHDEVGITFVFVTHDQSESMVLSDQIAVMHDGHIEQIGTPAEIYESPRSSFVAAFIGDTNFLEGHVTRIIDVDYVAVHIDGLGDLVCFNDKNLVINCAVFLSIRPEKFTLSVEEPAADEKINRLHGRIVDIVYMGASTKYWVETGDYRIVINHTHRRYLLDFKPPTFEDMVWISWMADDSYMMERYQETDEELLFIPPEEIGEVEQSLADEAEGLTMEESDNALL; encoded by the coding sequence ATGAGTGAATATCTCGTGTTTGATCAGATAAAGAAGAATTACGGATCGCTGGCCGCTGTGGACAACGTATCACTGGAAATCAAGCGGGGGCATATCTTTTCATTGTTAGGGCCCAGTGGATGCGGGAAAACAACATTACTGCGCATGCTTGCGGGTTTTGAACAGCCCGACAGCGGCCGCATTTTTCTCGACGGCAAAGATATTACCGATATTCCTCCGGAAAAACGCAAGGTGAACACCATTTTTCAGAACTATGCGCTTTTTCCCCACATGACGATTCGGGAAAACATCGGATTCGGCCTGAAAATGAAAAAGGTGGGGCGTAAAGAGATCGAGAAGGAAACGGATCGTATGCTGGAACTCATTCAGCTGGAATCGCATGCCGATAAACGACCGCATCAGCTCAGCGGTGGTCAGAAACAGCGTGCCGCCATTGCCCGCGCACTGATCAACAAACCCAATGTCCTGCTGCTTGACGAGCCGCTGGCGGCACTGGATTTGAAATTGCGGCAGCATATGCTGCTTGAGCTGGATCTCATTCATGACGAAGTCGGCATTACCTTTGTTTTTGTAACCCATGATCAGAGTGAATCCATGGTGCTGAGCGACCAGATTGCAGTAATGCATGACGGACACATTGAGCAGATAGGTACTCCGGCAGAAATATATGAATCGCCGCGTTCCAGTTTTGTTGCGGCGTTTATTGGAGATACCAATTTTCTGGAAGGGCATGTCACGCGCATTATTGATGTGGACTATGTGGCTGTTCACATTGACGGGCTGGGCGATCTGGTCTGTTTTAACGATAAAAATCTGGTTATCAACTGCGCGGTGTTCCTGAGCATACGACCGGAAAAATTCACCTTGTCTGTCGAAGAGCCTGCGGCGGATGAGAAGATAAATCGGTTGCATGGGCGGATTGTCGACATCGTTTATATGGGGGCGTCCACAAAATACTGGGTGGAGACAGGCGATTATCGGATTGTTATTAATCATACCCACCGTCGCTACCTGCTGGATTTCAAGCCGCCGACCTTTGAAGATATGGTCTGGATATCATGGATGGCAGACGACAGCTATATGATGGAACGCTATCAGGAAACCGACGAAGAGCTGCTCTTTATTCCTCCGGAGGAAATCGGAGAGGTTGAGCAGTCGCTGGCAGACGAAGCGGAAGGTCTTACGATGGAAGAGTCTGATAATGCATTGCTTTAA
- a CDS encoding ABC transporter permease — MKRQTKSEIRLSFIPLVWLCIFFAIPTVAIFIIAFKKADPYGNLAAGWTLSNISSLVNAQYPPIIWRTVWLSFVTTMICLAAALPVGWYMAKAGARWRNLLMLLIILPFWTNFLIRIFAWKMLLHPEGMLRHGLLLFHLIEPTTQLMYHAGAVLVVLVYTYLPFAILPIYAAAEKFDFSLIEAAHDLGAGRLRAYWMVFIPGIRNGIFTASAMVFIPTLGSYIIPDIMGGSASEMIGNKIAQRALINRNLPESSLLSALLALSVLVPTLVVIYMKHKRDMDHTLRVKGVR, encoded by the coding sequence ATGAAACGTCAGACAAAGAGCGAAATCAGGCTGTCTTTCATTCCTTTGGTGTGGCTGTGCATCTTTTTTGCCATTCCCACGGTGGCTATCTTTATTATTGCCTTCAAAAAAGCCGATCCCTACGGCAATTTGGCGGCCGGCTGGACCCTGTCCAATATATCGAGCTTAGTGAATGCGCAGTACCCGCCCATCATTTGGCGAACGGTGTGGTTGAGTTTTGTTACCACGATGATCTGTCTGGCTGCGGCACTGCCTGTGGGCTGGTATATGGCCAAGGCTGGGGCCCGCTGGCGTAATTTGCTTATGCTGCTGATTATTCTGCCTTTCTGGACCAATTTTCTTATTCGTATTTTTGCATGGAAGATGCTGCTGCACCCGGAGGGTATGCTTCGGCACGGGCTGCTGCTGTTTCATCTGATAGAACCGACCACCCAGTTGATGTACCATGCCGGAGCGGTTTTGGTGGTACTGGTGTATACCTATCTTCCTTTTGCGATTCTGCCCATTTATGCCGCCGCAGAAAAATTTGATTTCAGCCTGATTGAAGCGGCCCACGATCTGGGGGCGGGTCGCCTGCGGGCTTATTGGATGGTGTTCATCCCCGGTATTCGAAACGGGATCTTTACAGCCTCGGCCATGGTCTTTATCCCAACGCTGGGCTCCTATATTATTCCTGATATTATGGGAGGCAGTGCCAGTGAAATGATCGGCAATAAGATTGCACAGCGTGCGCTGATCAATCGTAATTTGCCGGAATCATCGCTCCTTTCTGCCCTGTTGGCGCTGTCGGTTCTCGTGCCGACTCTGGTCGTCATCTATATGAAACATAAACGGGACATGGATCATACATTACGGGTGAAAGGAGTGCGATGA
- a CDS encoding ABC transporter permease, whose product MKRSPVPLATTIAVLVFFYIPILFLVMNSFNASRFGGAWQGFSVKWYARLFSDKTVWRALENSLIIALISTSVSMVAGTLSAFAIHKFKTRMQVVHYTLIYTPLVLPDLLMGMSLLLFFVALRVPLGMTTIALAHITFCISYVTMVVLARLQDFDFTLIEAARDLGATSWGATRKILLPLLMPGILAGGMLAFTLSIDDFVITFFVSGPGATTLPIQIYSMIRHGSPAMINALSTILLTITFIIILISRYFSGYEKKKGLT is encoded by the coding sequence ATGAAGCGCAGTCCTGTTCCCTTGGCGACGACCATTGCTGTACTGGTCTTTTTCTATATCCCCATTCTTTTTTTGGTGATGAATTCATTCAACGCCTCTCGCTTCGGAGGGGCCTGGCAGGGCTTCTCAGTCAAGTGGTATGCCCGGCTTTTTTCCGATAAAACCGTTTGGCGCGCGTTAGAAAATTCACTGATTATCGCCCTTATTTCCACCTCGGTATCGATGGTGGCGGGGACGTTGTCGGCCTTTGCCATTCACAAATTCAAGACGCGCATGCAGGTCGTGCATTACACCCTGATTTATACGCCGCTGGTATTGCCTGATTTGCTGATGGGGATGAGCCTGCTGCTCTTTTTTGTCGCGCTGCGTGTTCCGTTGGGCATGACCACTATTGCACTGGCGCACATCACATTTTGTATCAGTTATGTCACCATGGTTGTGCTGGCACGATTGCAGGACTTTGATTTTACGCTCATCGAAGCGGCACGGGATCTGGGAGCGACCAGCTGGGGGGCAACGCGAAAAATTCTTCTTCCGTTGTTAATGCCCGGCATTCTCGCGGGAGGGATGCTGGCGTTTACGCTGTCCATTGATGACTTTGTGATCACCTTCTTTGTTTCCGGGCCGGGAGCCACCACCCTGCCCATACAGATCTACAGTATGATCCGGCACGGTTCTCCGGCTATGATCAACGCGCTGTCCACCATTCTCCTTACCATTACCTTTATTATTATTCTCATTTCACGCTATTTTTCAGGGTATGAAAAAAAGAAAGGACTAACATGA